The Dermacentor andersoni chromosome 1, qqDerAnde1_hic_scaffold, whole genome shotgun sequence genomic interval GTCCCGGTATTTATTTGCACTCCATACACATCGGGATGAGCAGTGTAAGCCGGAGTGTCGTATTCTTTGAGCAGAGAGGCTCTGGATGCTACCCCAAATTCACTAACAGAGTTCAGACTTGCGGAGAGCGTTGTAGGATGCGTTTTAGCGTCCAATCCGTGCGTACTTAGGCTTTACAGCCAAAGCTGCTAAGGGAATGTCAGTGTTTGAATCTACAGCCACTAAAATGCGAATGTCTGGTTCCATTATTCCGGATTTTCTTTCACTCGCATATAGCTTGaaatttaaaagagaaaaaaaaatgccgcatcAAGCTTACAACACTGTACTGAGTAATATACTACAAGCGACACATTTCTATAACCTACCTATATATCGGGTCATAAAATAGGGACAGCAACTTCTAAAATTTGTCGTAAATACGGAGGcgcaaaggaaaggaaaaaggcgCAGGCTTCATAACTGTTCATTTTACGGGCACTTGAAGTATTTAGTCTGGAGAAGACacaaaatgagtgagtgagtgagtgagtgagtcagtcagtcagtcagtcagtcagtcagtcagtcagtcagtcagtcagtcagtcagtcagtcagtcggtcggtcggtcggtcggtcggtcggtcggtcggtcggtcggtcggtcggtcggtcggtcggtcggtcggtcggtcggtcggtcggtcggtcggtcggtcggtcggtcggtcggtcggtcggtcggtcggtcggtcggtcggtcggtcggtcggtcggtcggtcggtcggtcggtcggtcggtcggtcggtcggtcggtcggtcggtcggtcggtcggtcggtcggtcggtcggtcggtcggtcggtcggtcggtcggtcggtcggtcggtcggtcggtcggtcggtcggtcggtcggtcggtcggtcggtcggtcggtcggtcggtcggtcggtcggtcggtcggtcggtcggtcggtcggtcggtcggtcggtcggtcggtcggtcggtcggtcggtcggtcggtcggtcggtcggtcggtcggtcggtcggtcggtcggtcggtcggtcggtcggtcggtcggtcggtcggtcggtcggtcggtcggtcggtcggtcggtcggtcggtcggtcggtcggtcggtcggtcggtcggtcggtcggtcggtcggtcggtcggtcggtcggtcggtcggtcggtcggtcggtcggtcggtcggtcggtcggtcggtcggtcggtcggtcggtcggtcggtcggtcggtcggtcggtcggtcggtcggtcggtcggtcggtcggtcggtcggtcggtcggtcggtcggtcggtcggtcggtcggtcggtcggtcggtcggtcggtcggtcggtcggtcggtcggtcggtcggtcggtcggtcggtcggtcggtcggtcggtcggtcggtcggtcggtcggtcggtcggtcggtcggtcggtcggtcggtcggtcggtcggtcggtcggtcggtcggtcggtcggtcggtcggtcggtcggtcggtcggtcggtcggtcggtcggtcggtcggtcggtcggtcggtcggtcggtcggtcggtcggtcggtcggtcggtcggtcggtcggtcggtcggtcggtcggtcggtcggtcggtcggtcggtcggtcggtcggtcggtcggtcggtcggtcggtcggtcggtcggtcggtcggtcggtcggtcggtcggtcggtcggtcggtcggtcggtcggtcggtcggtcggtcggtcggtcggtcggtcggtcggtcggtcggtcggtcggtcggtcggtcggtcggtcggtcggtcggtcggtcggtcggtcggtcggtcggtcggtcggtcggtcggtcggtcggtcggtcggtcggtcggtcggtcggtcggtcggtcggtcggtcggtcggtcggtcggtcggtcggtcggtcggtcggtcggtcggtcggtcggtcggtcggtcaggccccaacaatgaaacgttcctattcgagcgcttcctaaccttacatGAGGcatccttacagcgaaggaccgatggaggaagcaagcgtagtctgaaagctcccttcacccgtcctcacgtaaggagcggttgccgcgtgcctgggttcgagattatctcttaaaagctttacgcgaacaccattattttatttaaagaaatgttgtatcgtcgcacaatctttaaattgaagagctaatatagagaagcgtggacacTTTCTTCTAGCTTTGTTTGCTAAAGTTAAAAACTGTaacgcattacagtgcaaaacttgatgcgCTTCAACGCTGGCACCCCGGCGTCGtggaacgcctagcaacgcctagcaacgcttccatgccgcacgcgtgactgaaacgaacatgcctggcaagacgtaccatgctcgcgcttctccgcatgtgggcgacagcgcgcatgcgcaagcaaacgtcacgtagttaagtagtgaggtgaagcgctcgttcagggccaggagcggcgtaaggacgcatgaaggtagctttagagcaccttatgctgaggaagcaccgaGGAAGCCTTCAcagagggcccctcagtaaggaatctttcagagtgacataaggtagcctcatcgcaataaaggctttcttactgaggtaaggaagatttcattgtttggccctcagtcagtcggtcagtcagtcaatcagtcactcagtcagttagttagttagttagctagcTAGTTAGCTGGTTGGTCAtttagttagttggttagttagttagttagttagttagttagttagttagttagttagttagttagttagttagttagttagttagttagttagttggggtttaatggcgctAAGACTACTCAGGTCATGCTTTGCCAGTCACAACACAATAGAAAACGCAACGATAAAGCAGATAAACCAGCCTTACATTATTCATTTATGTAAATAAGGAGTTGTCTCTAAAAAGTCAAACAAGCTAGTAAATGGCAGTAGCGGCTCTTCtgccagtaatagggcagggtgtaaggGTATATGTAAATTATATAGGTTGTGTAAAAgtttccgtctctgtgtttcaaaGTAGGGACATGTCATAAGGATGTGTATccgcgggttttcttttcgaaggagaaaattgtgtgtaagatgtgtgtgtccaatccaaagtcgacacaagatcacctgaCAGAACCACAGCAAGTGACAGCACGACTTCCACTCGCAAATacgggtttagtaagatgtagcttgttgtttGTTGCGCAGTCATACTATCTATAGATGGAAGCGTTGTGTTGGTTATGCCTTtttacgctgccattgatgcgcatctatccgctgctCCATTACCCTggatcccaacatggcttggtactcagcaaaacctaattgacctGCTGTATTTGTTTCTAGTCACTATGTTTGAAatatcccctaacaggggttcacattcCGATTTCACGTGTAGAGTCTTCACTGTGCTTATCGAATTagtgtatatgactgtgttttcgtgtttgtcaGCGATGATCTTTTTAACTACAGAAGATATTACGtagacttcggctgtgtagacagaggcatgctgttGTACtcgaatacttttttcccaattttccgttacgacACCAcaccacgtgttcttttgttttagaggcaTCGTTGTAAAAATCCATGTAATTTTGACCTTTGTCCTGATGAGCGCGGAACTTTTGTATGATGTGTTCGAGCGGTGTGTCATTTTTCTTTAGAGGTACCAATGCGCAATCATTCAAATGTGTGAATTCGCACTACGGTGGTAGTCGTCGTAGCCTGTTAGCAACCTTAAGGAGCACATGAGGAATGTCATAAACCCGACAGTATTCATCCTATCGCAGAAGAAGAGTTCcgatttgtgtagtgtaagcgtgagttacaCTGTGCGACGaggttgtagcatatgtgttgtggtgaggactgcATTTTGAGAATGTAGAAAAaagtagcgctctgcgatgctgtaaaggaggttcattaaATTAAACGGATAAGCTCTGGGCatgtgatgttctgtaagcaccacttgccagtcgtattcctaggttatgaactggatcaagcgGTCGGATGTAAGATTGTCAGGCGCGTCGCTATGCCGCTATGCCGCTATGCCCAACCTTAGGCTTAGCTCTCCATGCAGCGCATCCAACACTTCAAAGTCTCAGAACCGTGGGAAAACGAGGGCCAACCTTGGAAAAATCGACATCCTCGGTGTCCATTCGTCGAGTGCTGGTGATTCCAGCTAGAAAGCAAGACCGTCGAATCCAACTTGTGCTCGAGCGGCCGTAGTCGACGGAGCCCTCCGATCGCACGTCTGCTCGCGCTTTTTCGCTCCTGTGGCATATGCCGCTCTTCTTGACgccaacattttgacagcgagtgtccgcggtcatcgagtgagatgtgttcatgtttccctgtGCGCGCATAAAAGCATCCTTGTGAATTTAGTCACTAcgcgaatgtttagaagtttactGCCGATAAAAGTACTTACTATCCTCCCTCCGTATAGcagcctaataatttgctatcgatatcgatgcttcgcctcgtgCGTAACTGCCAGATTTCTTTTTACTCGGCAACCACAACAGTAATTTCGAtgcggtttgttgcatttcaaagaaaaaggtAATATCAATTTTGTGAGATATTATCAAAATACAAGAAAGCCAAGCgacatgtttacaactctgtaattctgcaatgaaaaacaatatttcCGATCACTAAACTACACCTAATAATACGGCTAGAGCAGATAAACGTGATCTATGACACACCTTTCTGAGTTTTTTATGATGACTTTCGCAACacacttgtaaacattgtaaaaatTTCACGTATAGAATATGATTTCATACATCCCGTTTGCACGCTTTATGTGCTCTAAGAGATGCACTTGATAGAAGTGCGTTGTGTGTTCGTGCTGGAGAAATATAAATGTGTAAAATTTGCGTGTGTATACTTTTTGGACTTAGCGGTTCTTATCAATCATATTTAGAAATGCACCGCAATAATTTGAAATTGTGCTTCCTGAACTAGATAACCTGTAACTTTATCTACTAAATGCCACAAATTTTGCCCAAATCTGTACAGCGGTTGTCTCAAAAAGTATTTCAGCGTTTTACATGTCTTTCAATACGGAAATCCGAACAGTCAACATGCGCGCCATTCTGTCGCCcccctccactttttttttttttactggcggCCGGTTTTTACACACTCTTAATTCAGCTCATTTCACTCACAGCTAGAGCTCGGGAGTAGGCCAAACTATAGACTATTAGTAAAGTGTCATGACTCGCTAAAGGTttagaaatggaagagaggaaaaagaagaaggacACGGAGGCGACTCTCTCGCGCGCTCTCACGCGAGGCCCACGCGACAAACGAGAATCTGTCTCGCGCTTTCGAACACGCAGCTAATCGTGGCGGACGCACTTAGAACCATCGCAGAAAGGAACGGCATCGTCCTATACTGCCTGTCATGGGTATCAGTGTACCTGGCGGCACCGAAATTCACCGTCTCCTGCAAGGCTGCCTGTCAACCATGTGGGAAGAGACGCCATCCCGCAAAACGCCTTCCTCGATTTCACTCGCCGCACTTCGATATGGGGCCAAGGATGACGTGTCTCACGGGTTCAGTAACCTGGCCATCCAGCACGTCCTCCCAGACAATCGGGACCTTGTGCTCAAGCCGTGGTCCAAGGTCGATGAACGCACTTGCGGCAGCCACACAGGACAACCCAGGAGGCTGTTCCCGAGGGCCGAGTCGTACCCGCTCGTTGACATGAGCGTCAAGGACACCGTGGCTCAGTGTAACACCATGCAAGTACCACGGACCGTGCAAGGAGCCCGGCACCAGACGGTGGTACCCTCGACGTTCACCGTGCTCCTAATCATACAGAGGTAACGATGAATTGGGTGTTTTTTTATGTCAAATATCAGGACCGCTGCGGACATCCTCAGTCGACcgacaaattttattttatttccataCTGTCGTGAAAATCCCACTGACATCTTGTTTTGACTcgtaaagaaagaaatacagcATGTAAATTGTTGAGTACAGAGTAGTACATATCAGGAATACCTCTGATATAGCAATCGGCCATGTAGCGCATTATTCAGCTGGTATTGCGCAATAACACGATCGGTGGGCGAGATTGTACACGTTATAACACGTTAAGCTAACAGACGGTTTTTCTATGGTTGCAATGAATTCACTTTCATAACAGTATGCTTAATATTAGAATATTTACgatatttaaagaaatgaaatgcgtcGGCAGCCGGAAACATTGCACGCATACGTTCATATTCCAGCGGAGCGCAATGTTTAGATGCCCTGATGATTATTACGCGAATTCATTATATGTCCCTTTAAATTAGTTTCTCGCATGATTAGCCGACACATCTATGTGCGGTTTTTCAGCATCTGCAACTATGCGTTGATCGTCATCAGTTTCAGAGGAAGAGTATGCAACTTCCCCGAATTGTGTGGCTTTGGCACGTGTATTGCTTATTAAGCGTAACTTTGACGTGCGTCCTATCCTCTGCGCTTGcgccagccgtggttgcttagcggctttggaattgtgcttctaagcacgaggtagtgGAATCAAATCCCGGAGGCGGTGGGTGAATttgaatgggggcgaaatgcaaaaacgcccatgtaccatgcattgggccATTGgtaaagatctccaggtggttgaaattaatctgtAGACTGTAGAAATTATCTGTAGATCTGTAGTTTTTTGCACtgtggcgtgccttataatcagattgcAATTATGGCACGTGAAACCACAGAATTTCTTTTATCCTCGATGCATTGGCGCTGGCAAAACGTCATATGCCTCGCAAACTTCACGACGATGCATAGCTGCTTCACGTTAACTTGCTTTATATAATTCGAGGTGTCTACGCTATTCTGCCTGCTGAAATCCTCCATTCCGTTAGAGTAAGTTTAAATAGAGGAGAACCAATCGAAATTCAATGGAACGGAGAATATATTTTGCTTTGCATGCAATATAGCGAATTtaatttttgttgcattttattgAAAAACATTTGAATATCCGGACTCTCTGAGGAGGATTCTTCCTTTAAGTAGTTACTGCTAAATTCAGGAAAATCAATTACAAGTCTaactccaaaaaaagaaaagaacgatatCGCAGTACGTGAAAGTTACGTAAACACTGATAAACATAAAGCGGATAAAGATTATATTTTATAAACCGCTCTGTAACACAGCGCTAATTTGTGAGTTGGACTAATGCAAACCAATCGTAAATACTGTAACAACTTAAGATAAGCTATAAATTCACAGGGCACATTTATCCGTTTCAGGTACCCGTGCTATCAGGAACAGCATAAAAAAAAGCGAGACATTTTTTGCTGCAGAGTCAAGAATTCGTAAACATTGTGCTAAACATTTTTATGAACGCATTTGAAATAGTTTTTAAACTCGTTTACGCTTCAAATGAACATGTGGTCTAACTCAGTCGGTCGTATTCCGCTATATGCCGTAAATACAACGAATTTCATCGCTTAATCCTCACGTACCAAGCCAGAGCAAAGGCATCGAATGGATGTGTGCGAATTCGGGAATGTCTCGTATCGGCACTAGTCTGGCAGAAGGAAGATGAAGCCCGCGGAAAGGGCAATTATTGCTATTCTTTTACAAAACGCCTGGAGAAGGAGAGAAGAACACGATATGCGCCAAAGAGAACCCGTCCGCAAATTGGGAGGTTTGTATCATCTACGGCTGAATATAGCGTCTATCATTTTTATTTATCGATTCGTTCCTGCGTAGTTTTGGTTTACCAGCTGATTTAAACTCTCCTCACAGCTCGACATCACTTCGTTGGATAGTATTGCTTCAGGAAATTAATGAATGTGtagtttttattggcgcaagggcctgATATGGCCAAAGAGCTCGAGTGCTTCAGGAACGGTTCCAACCTATGGGCCATGAACTTAGCACGGTtgcatacaacaacaacaacaacaacaacaataataataataataataataacaatagccACGAGAATACCATATACAACAACATTTTGGGGTACGTGCTAATTTAGAGCTCCTGTGTATATACGATGCCGCTGTCTGCTACCATACAAATTGCGTAAGAATGAAAAACAcaaataaataattaatcaacGTGCACTGAgacattttttttcacaaggGGTAGCATTTCCGACACCACACTGTGTCTCATAGACAAAGGCGGGGTATAAAAGGACGAAGTTCAGGCGTCTGCCCCTTTATGAAAAAAATTCCAAAGTTTAACACACAACAGCGGCAGGAAAAACTGACAGTAAAGCCAGTGGTGCATGGAGGTAGTGATCTCAGTTCACCTGGGAAGTATTGTGTTAGgacacttttttattttttgtaaattTCTTTATTGATTGGAATGAAGTCGTGTCTGAACAACTAAAATCGAATAAAAAAACGCTAACCTTGAGTACAGCTCCTTGAGCACTTTTCGGTCGCGCGTTAAGAACAACTTTTAAACACAAGGGAAAATAGCAATTGTTGGAACTCGCAGAATAATGTTTTGGCAATCCATGAAACCTTCTCAGTGAGGTTAGGATGAGTTAGAATAAATTATGCTGTGTCTTAATACATGGCAGTTGGATTTCCAGAACCAACATTACTGTGTGTATTCAGCACAATTTTTCCTGCTTCCCGGATGGGTGATGACATCGTTAGTGTTTCGATTCGGAAGGCCCTGGTCACTTAGTATAAAGCAGGACACGTTTTGTGAGACGACCTGCAGCGTTCCTCGGAGCCTTGCTTGACGAATGTGCAGTTCAACATCAGTGTTCATTGTCGTCATGTATTGTCAACGCAGTGCGCGACATCCGAGTATGCGTGGAGTGGAGGCGGCCGCGACCATGAGTGGCCAGTTCGTCGAGTGCGACCACGTGCCTTCTGCCGAGTACAGCCTCGACGTCTTCGGCTGCAGGCTACGCATCCACCCACGTGACACGCTGCCGTGCGGGTCGACGATGCTGAACGCCTTCAAGGCTGAGAGCAACGGCAACACGTACGGCGTGGCTGGACCGAGCAGCTGCATTTGGAGGCTACACGTGAGGTAGGCCAAGCACCAGTCCAGCTAAAACACCGCAGTCAATGTGTGGCTTCTTTTATTAGTATTCCATT includes:
- the LOC126548039 gene encoding uncharacterized protein gives rise to the protein MRGVEAAATMSGQFVECDHVPSAEYSLDVFGCRLRIHPRDTLPCGSTMLNAFKAESNGNTYGVAGPSSCIWRLHVRFAPNRVDDSPTITTGVARRLLHRRTCGCRLLGGTSPQLERHNSRKLCRRPYCHISCAYPS